The DNA window GTCTGAATTTTGCAGGAAGTGGTTCCCGGTTAAATTGTGCGTCTTTCATATATACGTCACCTATAGATCTAGAAATCTGCATCAAATACAAGCAGGTGTTGATATggtactaaaaaaaatttggtgagcTTTTGTTTAAAATGACAAACGAGACAATGACTGCAGAACCTAACCTGAACCATTATCTAACATAAACATAtttgacttaaaaaataaaataaaggaagaaaTATATGGGAAACATGTTGACCATCTTTTATATGATCAAGACGTTCATTTCGACATACAAAggcattataatttataaatcatATGTCAAAACAGAATACTCCATTCAGATTAGCAGGTTTGCTGCATTTATATGGACTGGTTTTATACTCAAAATCACAAACCAAACCATACATTTCTGATTTCTCCTTTTTGTAAGCAAAACAAAGAAATTTAACTGCAATTTGGTTCAGCTTTGTTCTGATCTTTGCTACAGATGGAAAATGACACTCAGTAAGGTTAACCCAATTACATGCTCTGAATTGAGACATTACATGTAACTGTTCTGCTTGATATATGTGTTAAGCGTGACGTTAAGACCAAAAATGTCACTCCTTTGGTTCTGCATTTCACTTCAGCTACTTTCATCCAACGTATGTTAATTGAAGCCTTCACCTTGGTTGAACTTTAAAGGTGGATCGATCTGATGAGATTTTAGTAGCTACATGGGATTTTACAACACTAAGGATGAAAGGATTTATGGCGTCTTGCTAAGTGAAATGCTCATATTTCAACAATTCTTCTCAGGCCTTGGTGTTTGATATGTGACGAGAATTTTGGTCTCCTTATGATATAGCAACCATAAGGAGAGCTTTgtgtattattaattttttattgtcatttcAATGTATCTTTCTAGCTCCtagctttcttttctttctcctctCTAATGATCTTCTACTAGgttcttaaattaaaaataatgacttAAATACGTCAAATGGACTACTACCCAAAGCAGGCTACATGCCACAATGCCTCTGCCAGTTGAAAAGCTTGGTACTTGTCTAAGTGCGGAATTTTAACACACAAAAAGGAACAGGTCTTCTCCAAGCATCAATAACCTCACAGCAGAATTGGGACAATAATAGTGTCCTTATCGAGAATTTCCTTTTAGCCTGCATATGTTTATTGTTTAAGGATTTCTGGCAAAAGTATTACACAGGAAAAAGGCAATGAGATCGAGGAATATGAGGCCTAGTATTTTCCACAAGTATCATCTAAGTTTCTTCCGCATAGTATATCAAGAAGTTGCGGACAATGCAGCCCACAATGAATCCAACACTAGTTTTAATGTACGCAAAGTAAGGGTTTCTTAAAGCACACAGTAATATGAAATCACCTGAATAATGCCTTTGACTCTCCACACTCCATGTTTGAGGACAACAATCTGGGGATCATGTGGGTGTAACTCTTTAAGCTCCTGCCGCACAGCTTCAACATTTGCATTGTGTTCTGTAGAAAGCTGAATTGCAGCAACGCCCCCTGTGTTGCCAACTTTCTTGCCCAATACAACGCGGGAGTCTCCAAGGTTTGCCACAAAGAGTGTCTGCTGAAATATCACTCCAACCAGACAACAAGTCCCGGCGCTTGCGACTTGAGGCCGAGTGCTCCACAAGTCTGACACAAGAGCAGCATACCCTTCTTCTGTTTGGCGGAATGCCCTCTCGATGGTCTCAGTGATCACGCCTCCATTTGCTTCAGCTGATATTGCTGCACAGCATTGAAATCTAAGACAGCTAACATAAGAAGCACTCCTtcaacaaagagaaagaagaaggaaaaaagaaaagaaagacaaaaaaaaaagggacaaaGCACAACCAAACCAAATCCCAACACATATACCCCATGAAGGGGGCCAAAATTAAAAGCGGCAGAATGCTCTGCAAAAAACAATGGGCCTTCAACACAGAAAGCGATGCAGAAAGCAAGGGTCCATTTCCAAAACACTTTGTTGACATTATTATGTGGCAAGCCACCCCAAAATTCATCCACATTAGAgggaaacaaaaataaattcacCAATTAAAGTTTGGCTCCTACATACTGTCAGGAATAGTAGTTACCCATTGGCCTGCATGTTCATCAATAGTAGTTGAATTCCTGGGAAATCATCCGACTCAAAAGAGTAAccaatgagaaaaaaaaacacaaaaggaAAAAAGTTCACGGAAAAGCGAATTGATGAAAACCACGCATAACAGTTACTACCAAACCCGAGCGTAGTAATTAAGGAAATATACAATCAAAACTGAAAACGTGGCGACACGAATGCCACAACTACCTTcgcaaaataaataaacagaaaaaattAAACCATTTCAGGCaagtatataattatatatacatacattgACACATACAAATAAAACAGAAACGgggaattcagaattcagaATTCAGAATGAAGAACCTTGAAAATGGCGAAAGAGGTGATCGCATACGAATCGCGCGGCGTCGGGTCCTCCGTGACCGTCGTAGATGCCAACAAAGGTGCCAAGGGGACCGGACTCTATCTGGCTCTGGTCTTCAAGGACCTGATTGGCCTGGACGACGGCCATGGAGAAATCGCCGGAGCCATATTTTCCGACGGCGCGAGACCAGAGGAGGCTGTCCTTGCCTTCTCTTGCGCCGGCGCCGCCTTTGAAGCTTCCGCTGCCTCTGAAGCTGCCGCCGTTGACTTCGACGGGGGAAGTGTCGACCTTGTCGTCAGCGAGCCCGAATGGCCTCAAACAGAGAGCGCGTAGATTCATGAATGCCTGAAGCATACCACATCTCTcggaaaccctaaccctaaaaccACCACCGGCGGCACCCGAAGCAAGCTTGGTGTCGGTCCGAACCTCCGAATCTGGATGGGAATGAGAGAGAGAGCGAGAGAAAGGAGGTGGGGGAGAACGGTTAACGCGGAGGTTTATGAAAGTAAGAAGATAAAAACAAATgttgtgtgtgtgagagagagagagagaataacgGAAATGGAAAGGAAAGATGGGGGGTGCGTAGGGTAAGGAAGAGGGCGCACGTTAGCTTGAGGTAGTGGTGGGGTGTGTTGGGTGGTAGAGGAACACGAAGGGGGCTCATAAGCTCATTCTCTCTGTGGGGAAGAGAAGGAGAGGATGGTGTGGGGAATTCTctgttttttcttatttttatattaatgcCTCTTCCccttctatttttcaattttatgattaatatacaaaattttaaaacattttattttaataaatatataataattatattaaaaaatcaaattttatacaataattaagaaaatacacATGTTAGATAAAcaactattattattgtttttattatttaacaattatcAGATCCTATTTCCTCATTTTAAGGTATACCTCACTTGAAATTAACTCTGCTAGATATTGCTAATACTACTCTTGGATTATGAGGCTAATTTCTTTACATAAGGGATCTTTTTTagttaattctaaattattgaGAACTTTTGGAATTTTACTAGAATATAAagacaaattataaaattaaaaattattg is part of the Arachis duranensis cultivar V14167 chromosome 1, aradu.V14167.gnm2.J7QH, whole genome shotgun sequence genome and encodes:
- the LOC107462810 gene encoding probable protein phosphatase 2C 42 (The sequence of the model RefSeq protein was modified relative to this genomic sequence to represent the inferred CDS: added 96 bases not found in genome assembly), with amino-acid sequence MLQAFMNLRALCLRPFGLADDKVDTSPVEVNGGSFRGSGSFKGGAGAREGKDSLLWSRAVGKYGSGDFSMAVVQANQVLEDQSQIESGPLGTFVGIYDGHGGPDAARFVCDHLFRHFQAISAEANGGVITETIERAFRQTEEGYAALVSDLWSTRPQVASAGTCCLVGVIFQQTLFVANLGDSRVVLGKKVGNTGGVAAIQLSTEHNANVEAVRQELKELHPHDPQIVVLKHGVWRVKGIIQISRSIGDVYMKDAQFNREPLPAKFRLPEPMHMPILSAEPAIISRRLQPNDSFIIFASDGLWEHLSNEKAVEIVSSNPHTGSAKKLVKAALHEAARKREMRYSDLRKIDKKVRRHFHDDISVIVLFLNHDLISKGTVLDPPLSLRSALDH